From Riemerella anatipestifer ATCC 11845 = DSM 15868, a single genomic window includes:
- a CDS encoding fumarate hydratase: MEFHYQEPFPILKDDTPYKKLTSEYVKVEKLGDREILSVDSKGLELLAENALADVSFMLRPTHLQKLKNIIDDPEATDNDRFVAYNLLQNAAVAVEGALPSCQDTGTAICVAKKGENVYTGVNDAEWISKGIYNTYQSKNLRYSQIVPLTMFEEKNSGSNLPAQIDIYANKGSEYHFLFLAKGGGSANKTFLYQKTKSLLNEKNLEAFVKEKIMDLGTAACPPYHLALVIGGTSAEANLAAVKKASAGYYDNLPTEGNIGGQAFRDLEWEKKVQEICQKSAIGAQFGGKYLTHDVRVIRLPRHAASCPVGMGVSCSADRNIKGKITKDGIFLEQLEENPKKFLPETPPHLEAPVEIDLNRPMNEILAELSKYPIKTRLKLKGTLIVARDIAHAKIKELLDSGQPMPEYFKNHPIYYAGPAKTPEGMPSGSFGPTTAGRMDPYVDEFQKHGGSMIMLAKGNRSKEVTDACAKYGGFYLGSIGGPAAILAKENIKSVEVVDFPELGMEAVRKIEIENFPAFIITDDKGNDFFSSIAH; the protein is encoded by the coding sequence ATGGAATTTCATTACCAAGAACCCTTCCCTATCCTAAAAGACGATACACCTTATAAAAAACTTACTTCCGAGTATGTAAAAGTGGAGAAATTAGGTGATAGAGAAATTTTAAGCGTAGATTCTAAAGGTCTAGAACTCTTAGCAGAAAATGCTTTAGCAGATGTTTCTTTTATGCTACGACCTACCCATTTACAGAAATTAAAAAACATTATTGATGACCCCGAAGCTACCGATAACGACCGCTTTGTGGCATACAATCTCCTTCAAAATGCAGCTGTCGCCGTGGAAGGAGCTTTACCATCTTGCCAAGATACAGGTACAGCAATATGCGTTGCAAAAAAGGGAGAAAATGTTTATACTGGTGTAAATGATGCCGAATGGATAAGCAAAGGGATTTACAACACTTATCAATCTAAAAATTTAAGATATTCGCAGATTGTTCCTTTAACAATGTTTGAGGAGAAGAACTCTGGCTCTAACCTTCCTGCACAAATTGATATTTATGCCAACAAGGGCAGCGAATATCATTTCTTATTCTTAGCAAAAGGAGGCGGTTCTGCCAACAAGACTTTCCTTTATCAAAAAACCAAATCGCTACTTAATGAGAAAAATTTAGAGGCTTTTGTTAAGGAAAAAATCATGGATTTAGGAACTGCTGCCTGTCCGCCGTATCATTTAGCTCTTGTTATTGGTGGAACTTCAGCGGAAGCTAATTTAGCCGCTGTAAAGAAAGCTAGTGCGGGTTATTATGACAATCTCCCAACGGAAGGCAATATAGGTGGACAAGCCTTTAGAGATTTAGAATGGGAAAAGAAAGTACAAGAAATTTGTCAGAAAAGTGCTATTGGAGCTCAATTTGGTGGAAAATACCTTACACATGATGTAAGAGTAATCCGTTTACCTCGCCACGCAGCAAGTTGCCCTGTAGGCATGGGGGTATCCTGTTCTGCAGACCGAAACATAAAAGGAAAAATCACTAAAGATGGTATCTTTTTGGAACAATTGGAAGAAAATCCAAAAAAATTCTTACCAGAAACACCACCTCATCTAGAAGCTCCAGTAGAAATTGACCTTAACCGTCCAATGAACGAAATCCTAGCTGAGCTTTCTAAATATCCTATCAAAACAAGATTAAAACTTAAAGGAACTCTTATTGTTGCTAGAGACATTGCACATGCTAAAATAAAAGAGCTTTTAGATTCAGGTCAGCCAATGCCAGAGTACTTTAAAAATCACCCTATCTACTACGCTGGACCAGCTAAAACTCCAGAGGGAATGCCATCAGGAAGTTTCGGACCAACAACCGCAGGAAGAATGGACCCTTATGTAGACGAATTCCAAAAACATGGCGGAAGTATGATTATGCTGGCTAAAGGTAACAGAAGTAAAGAGGTAACCGATGCTTGTGCTAAATACGGCGGGTTCTATCTAGGCTCTATTGGCGGTCCTGCAGCAATACTTGCCAAAGAGAATATTAAATCTGTGGAAGTGGTAGATTTCCCTGAGTTAGGTATGGAAGCTGTGAGAAAAATAGAAATAGAAAACTTCCCTGCATTTATCATTACCGATGATAAGGGTAACGATTTTTTCTCAAGCATTGCACACTAA
- a CDS encoding YkgJ family cysteine cluster protein has product MDLELNRQHAQQKHKEHKKFLDKLKKKPPKNLDYLTQEIHDEVFDEIDCLSCANCCKTTGPLFTTQDIERISKFLKLKPTQFEEKYLRIDEDNDWVLQQLPCPFLFSDNTCMIYEVRPKACREFPHTDRKKIYQINHLTIKNIEICPATFKWIEKMREKIE; this is encoded by the coding sequence ATGGATTTGGAACTTAACAGACAACATGCTCAACAGAAACATAAAGAACATAAAAAATTCTTGGATAAACTTAAGAAAAAACCACCTAAAAATTTAGATTATCTTACTCAAGAAATTCACGATGAAGTATTTGATGAGATAGATTGTCTGTCTTGTGCCAACTGTTGTAAAACCACAGGTCCTCTTTTTACGACACAAGATATAGAGCGAATTTCCAAATTTTTAAAACTAAAACCTACTCAGTTTGAAGAAAAATATCTAAGGATAGACGAAGATAATGATTGGGTATTACAGCAATTGCCTTGCCCGTTTTTGTTCTCTGATAATACTTGTATGATTTATGAAGTACGCCCCAAAGCCTGCCGAGAGTTTCCCCATACAGACAGAAAGAAGATTTACCAAATCAACCATCTCACAATTAAAAACATAGAAATCTGCCCCGCCACTTTTAAATGGATTGAAAAAATGCGAGAAAAAATAGAGTGA
- the pepT gene encoding peptidase T — MINIDFTQEWKDKLLARFLTYVKIYSTSDPESETTPSTPQQWDMANLLFNELKELGLEDVSIDEHGYVFGFIPSNLDDKEVPQIGFIAHYDSTPDFNGKGVNPQIWKNYDGGDLVLNQETGFTLSSSKFESLKDYIGQTLITTDGTTLLSADDKAGIAEIVTAAEYLIAHPEIKHGRISVGFNPDEEIGRGAHKFNVEKFGAEWAYTMDGGEVGELEYENFNAAGAVVKIHGLSVHPGYSYGKMVNAGLLAADFINRLPSNETPSTTRGFEGFYHLLEVNADVSEAKLQYIIRDHDAEKFEARKSFMLEKVKEFNAQYGEGVAEIEIKEQYRNMKQQFEGKMHIIDFAEEAMKIANIEPKIKAIRGGTDGAQLSYMGLPCPNIFAGGLNFHGPYEYVPLESMEKATKVILNIAQLVAEK; from the coding sequence ATGATAAACATAGATTTTACCCAAGAATGGAAAGATAAACTCCTCGCAAGATTTTTAACCTATGTTAAAATATACTCTACTAGCGACCCTGAAAGTGAAACTACACCATCTACACCTCAACAATGGGATATGGCGAATTTACTCTTCAACGAGCTTAAAGAACTAGGATTAGAAGATGTTTCCATTGATGAACACGGCTATGTATTTGGCTTTATCCCTTCTAATTTAGACGATAAAGAAGTACCTCAAATAGGATTTATTGCACACTATGATTCCACACCAGACTTTAATGGTAAAGGCGTTAATCCTCAAATATGGAAAAACTACGACGGTGGAGATTTAGTGCTAAACCAAGAAACAGGCTTTACCCTTTCTTCTTCTAAATTTGAAAGCCTTAAAGATTATATTGGTCAAACCCTCATCACTACAGACGGCACTACCCTACTTTCTGCGGACGACAAAGCTGGTATTGCAGAAATCGTAACGGCAGCCGAGTATCTTATAGCTCACCCTGAAATTAAGCACGGTAGAATATCCGTAGGCTTTAATCCTGATGAAGAGATTGGACGAGGTGCTCACAAATTCAATGTAGAAAAATTTGGTGCAGAATGGGCATATACTATGGACGGCGGTGAAGTGGGCGAACTAGAATATGAAAACTTTAATGCTGCTGGTGCTGTTGTTAAAATACACGGTTTAAGTGTTCACCCAGGATATTCTTATGGTAAAATGGTAAACGCTGGACTTTTAGCTGCAGATTTCATAAACCGTCTTCCGTCTAACGAAACTCCTTCTACCACCAGAGGTTTTGAAGGTTTTTATCACTTACTAGAAGTAAATGCTGATGTTTCTGAAGCTAAGCTACAATACATCATTAGAGACCACGATGCAGAGAAGTTTGAAGCTAGAAAGTCATTCATGCTAGAGAAGGTTAAAGAATTTAATGCTCAATATGGAGAAGGAGTAGCAGAAATAGAAATTAAAGAGCAATACCGCAACATGAAACAACAATTTGAAGGAAAAATGCACATCATAGATTTTGCGGAAGAAGCAATGAAAATAGCTAATATAGAGCCAAAAATAAAAGCGATAAGAGGTGGCACAGACGGTGCTCAGCTTTCTTATATGGGATTACCTTGTCCTAATATTTTTGCGGGAGGGCTCAACTTCCACGGACCTTACGAGTATGTTCCTTTAGAAAGTATGGAGAAAGCCACTAAAGTGATACTAAACATCGCCCAACTAGTAGCTGAAAAATAA
- a CDS encoding glycine--tRNA ligase, producing the protein MAKQEDDFKKVVSHAKEYGFIFPSSEIYDGLSAVYDYGQNGAELKNNIKQYWWKAMTQLNENIVGLDSAILMHPTTWKASGHVDAFNDPLIDNKDSKKRFRADVLIEDYCAKLEDKAQKEIAKAQKRFGADFDEEQFVNTNPRVLEYRERQKSILTRMAKSLDNNDLADVKALIEELEIADPDTGSKNWTEVRQFNLMFGTKLGASAENAMELYLRPETAQGIFVNFSNVQKTSRHKLPFGIAQIGKAFRNEIVARQFIFRMREFEQMEMQFFVAPGTELSFYEEWKQKRLNWHLALGLGTENYKFHDHEKLAHYANAAADIEFKFPFGFKELEGIHSRTDFDLTAHEKFSGRKLQYFDPERGESYVPYVVETSVGLDRMFLAVFSSSLKEEALEDGSTRTVLSLPPALAPVKAAILPLVKKDGLPEFAEKIFNELKYDFNVIFEEKDSIGKRYRRQDAIGTPFCITVDHDSLNDNTVTLRERDTMKQERVSVEDLRKIIDDKVNFRTLLSKI; encoded by the coding sequence ATGGCTAAGCAAGAAGACGATTTTAAGAAAGTGGTATCCCACGCTAAAGAATATGGGTTTATATTTCCGTCTAGTGAAATATACGACGGACTATCTGCTGTTTATGATTATGGGCAAAATGGTGCCGAACTAAAAAATAATATTAAGCAATATTGGTGGAAAGCCATGACGCAGCTTAATGAAAATATCGTTGGGTTAGACTCTGCTATTCTAATGCACCCTACCACATGGAAGGCTTCTGGACATGTGGACGCCTTCAACGACCCTTTGATAGATAACAAAGATTCCAAAAAAAGATTTAGAGCCGATGTGCTTATAGAGGACTATTGTGCAAAACTAGAAGACAAAGCTCAGAAAGAAATAGCTAAAGCCCAAAAAAGATTTGGTGCTGATTTTGACGAGGAACAATTTGTAAATACCAACCCTAGAGTTCTAGAGTATAGAGAAAGGCAAAAAAGCATTCTTACTAGAATGGCTAAATCTCTTGATAATAATGATTTAGCTGATGTTAAAGCCCTTATAGAAGAGCTAGAAATAGCAGACCCTGATACAGGCTCTAAAAACTGGACAGAAGTAAGACAGTTTAACCTAATGTTTGGGACTAAACTAGGTGCTTCCGCGGAAAACGCCATGGAGCTTTACCTAAGACCAGAAACAGCACAAGGCATTTTCGTAAACTTCTCTAATGTACAGAAAACTTCTAGACATAAGCTACCTTTTGGGATTGCTCAAATAGGAAAGGCGTTCAGAAATGAAATTGTAGCGAGACAATTTATCTTCCGTATGAGAGAGTTTGAACAAATGGAAATGCAGTTTTTTGTAGCTCCAGGTACGGAATTGTCATTCTACGAAGAATGGAAACAAAAACGACTTAACTGGCACTTGGCACTTGGATTAGGTACGGAAAATTATAAGTTCCACGACCACGAAAAACTAGCCCATTATGCTAACGCAGCAGCGGATATAGAGTTTAAATTCCCATTCGGATTTAAAGAGTTAGAAGGTATCCACTCAAGAACAGACTTTGACCTTACAGCACACGAGAAATTCTCAGGTAGAAAGCTACAATATTTTGACCCAGAAAGAGGTGAAAGCTATGTGCCTTATGTGGTAGAAACTTCTGTAGGATTAGACAGAATGTTCCTAGCGGTGTTCTCTAGCTCTCTTAAAGAGGAGGCTTTAGAAGATGGCTCTACAAGAACGGTGTTGTCTTTACCTCCAGCCCTAGCTCCTGTAAAAGCGGCTATTTTGCCATTGGTTAAAAAAGACGGGTTGCCTGAATTTGCAGAAAAAATCTTCAACGAATTAAAGTACGACTTTAATGTTATCTTTGAAGAAAAAGATAGTATTGGTAAGCGTTACAGAAGACAGGATGCTATAGGTACGCCTTTCTGTATTACTGTAGACCATGATTCACTTAATGATAATACAGTAACTCTTAGAGAAAGAGATACAATGAAACAAGAAAGAGTTTCCGTAGAAGACTTAAGAAAAATTATAGATGATAAAGTAAACTTTAGAACACTTTTATCTAAAATTTAA
- a CDS encoding aminotransferase class V-fold PLP-dependent enzyme has product MLDIKYIRSQFPILSQKVNGKNLVYLDNGASSQKPISVLQAWENYYKEINANVHRGIHTLSQLATEAMEDARKKVQTFINAKHDYEVIFTRGTTESINLVAYALTPHIKQGDEIIISYLEHHSNIVPWQMLCQRTGAILKVIPIDENGILQIEVLDEWLSEKTKLVSVNQVSNALGVINPIEGIIAKTRRLSDALILIDGAQSVPHFKIDVQKLDCDFFVFSGHKMYAPMGTGILYGKEKALNSLAPFHGGGEMIATCSFEETTYAELPFRFEAGTPNVGGNIALGAAVDFMTTIGHDNIQNHENQLMQYAQNQLKQMEDVHIYAEKAPRVGAISFNLDGVGIASDVGMILDKMGIAVRTGHHCTQPIMKFFDIAGTVRASFAVYNTLEEIDIFIEGLKKAQKMLR; this is encoded by the coding sequence ATGCTAGACATTAAATATATAAGAAGTCAATTTCCTATTTTATCTCAAAAAGTTAATGGTAAAAATTTAGTTTATTTAGATAACGGAGCATCTTCGCAAAAGCCTATTTCTGTTCTACAGGCTTGGGAAAATTACTACAAAGAAATCAATGCCAATGTACATAGAGGTATACATACTTTAAGCCAATTGGCAACCGAAGCAATGGAAGACGCTCGTAAAAAAGTTCAAACTTTCATCAATGCCAAGCACGATTATGAAGTTATTTTTACTAGAGGAACTACGGAGTCCATCAACTTAGTCGCTTACGCACTTACACCTCATATCAAGCAAGGTGATGAAATCATTATTTCCTACCTAGAACACCATTCTAACATTGTGCCTTGGCAGATGCTGTGTCAAAGAACAGGGGCAATACTAAAGGTAATTCCTATAGATGAAAATGGCATACTACAAATAGAAGTTTTAGACGAATGGCTTTCTGAAAAAACAAAATTAGTATCGGTAAATCAAGTATCCAATGCCTTGGGAGTTATCAATCCAATAGAGGGAATTATAGCAAAAACGAGACGATTATCAGACGCTTTAATATTGATAGACGGAGCACAATCAGTGCCACATTTTAAAATAGATGTTCAAAAATTAGACTGTGATTTTTTCGTGTTTTCAGGACACAAAATGTACGCTCCTATGGGAACGGGTATTCTTTATGGTAAGGAAAAAGCTCTTAACTCTCTAGCTCCATTTCACGGCGGCGGTGAGATGATAGCAACTTGTTCCTTTGAAGAAACTACCTATGCCGAACTTCCGTTTAGGTTTGAAGCGGGCACGCCCAATGTAGGAGGTAATATTGCCCTAGGAGCTGCTGTAGATTTTATGACGACAATAGGTCATGACAATATACAAAATCACGAAAACCAACTGATGCAATACGCTCAAAACCAACTAAAACAAATGGAAGACGTACATATCTATGCAGAAAAAGCGCCTAGAGTTGGTGCTATTTCTTTCAATCTTGATGGTGTGGGTATAGCTTCTGATGTAGGTATGATTTTGGATAAAATGGGCATAGCTGTAAGAACGGGACACCATTGTACACAGCCTATTATGAAGTTTTTTGATATAGCGGGTACAGTAAGAGCTAGTTTTGCGGTTTATAATACCTTAGAAGAGATAGATATTTTTATAGAAGGATTAAAAAAAGCACAAAAGATGTTGCGTTAA
- a CDS encoding inorganic phosphate transporter yields the protein MEYFIFVVVLLFVLAISDLIVGVSNDAVNFLNSAIGSKAAPYKTIIITAIIGILLGSVFSSGIMEIARKGIFYPQYFTFDIILIVFLAVMLTDIILLDIFNSLGLPTSTTVSIVFELLGASLISGILFSMAKDDKLSEVGKYINFESTSNIVSGIFLSILIAFTAGVVIQYLCRLLFTFQYETKLEKYGALYSGAGITSIVYFLLIKGLKGTTIISSESRDFINSHTWAILGAIFLIATIILFLLQKQYKINPLKVVVLAGTFSLAMAFAGNDLVNFIGVPITGFLAFNHWKETGIPANELYQDYLASNDIIVPNYMLIIAGIVMGLTVWLSAKAKKVTETEVNLGRQDEGDEKFKPNAISRNIVNSSLVLGNIFSIIIPTSITKRYNKSFEKSKIEEATIVQEPPAFDLVRAATNLVVASILIAWATSMKLPLSTTYVSFMVAMGSSLADKAWGRESAVYRVAGVLSVIGGWFITAFIAFTVSALFAFILYKGGEIGTYILVALVFTFIIASQISFSKKEKKNKTAEDKFSILDLEDLNLVEKYRSLVSAVISEIAQSYDDTINGLRQADMAKLEKAHKTVLDLEEHGNKLRSKSIKYIKGLSSGDRDTSEVLLLSSDFVQDLTQSAKSLSNECLFYVKNLHQLTDIEFIKELDILETKMNQFFNHILVSLEQPENESLDEIKKMRNAVRAHINEKLEGQIGIISKTKPSTKQGILQTSVYLQSRDIQAVLMRISKMFLKLYDKKGVTVP from the coding sequence ATGGAATATTTTATATTTGTTGTAGTTCTACTTTTTGTATTGGCAATTTCGGATTTAATTGTAGGAGTAAGTAACGATGCCGTTAACTTTCTTAACTCGGCGATAGGTTCAAAAGCGGCTCCTTACAAAACCATCATTATCACTGCCATTATCGGGATACTATTAGGCTCTGTTTTCTCTAGTGGCATTATGGAAATCGCTAGAAAAGGGATATTCTATCCCCAATATTTCACTTTTGATATTATACTCATTGTTTTCTTAGCAGTAATGCTGACAGATATCATACTATTAGATATTTTTAACAGCTTAGGACTTCCCACCTCTACTACTGTTTCTATTGTGTTTGAGCTCTTAGGAGCATCACTAATCAGTGGTATTTTGTTTTCTATGGCTAAAGACGATAAGTTAAGCGAAGTAGGCAAATACATTAACTTTGAAAGTACCTCTAATATTGTTTCAGGTATATTTCTATCCATATTGATTGCCTTTACTGCAGGTGTGGTTATACAGTACTTATGTAGATTATTATTTACCTTCCAATATGAAACCAAATTAGAGAAATATGGCGCTTTGTATTCGGGAGCTGGGATTACTTCTATTGTATACTTTCTTCTCATAAAAGGGCTCAAAGGCACCACTATCATCAGTTCAGAATCTAGAGATTTCATAAATAGTCATACTTGGGCTATATTGGGGGCTATATTTTTAATAGCTACTATTATCTTATTCTTACTACAAAAACAATATAAAATAAATCCTCTTAAGGTAGTGGTTTTAGCAGGCACTTTTTCTCTTGCTATGGCCTTTGCTGGGAATGATTTAGTGAACTTTATAGGGGTTCCTATCACAGGTTTTTTAGCCTTTAATCATTGGAAAGAAACAGGAATCCCAGCCAACGAGCTTTATCAAGACTATCTAGCCAGTAACGATATTATTGTACCCAATTATATGCTTATTATTGCAGGAATAGTTATGGGACTTACGGTGTGGCTAAGTGCTAAGGCTAAAAAGGTTACAGAAACGGAAGTCAATTTGGGAAGACAAGATGAAGGTGATGAAAAGTTTAAACCCAATGCTATTTCAAGAAATATTGTTAATTCATCTTTAGTTTTAGGTAATATTTTCAGTATCATCATTCCTACTTCTATTACGAAACGCTACAACAAAAGTTTTGAAAAAAGCAAGATAGAAGAAGCCACTATTGTACAAGAGCCACCAGCATTTGATTTGGTGAGAGCTGCTACTAATCTAGTAGTTGCTTCCATACTTATCGCTTGGGCTACCTCTATGAAGCTACCTCTATCCACCACCTACGTATCTTTTATGGTGGCTATGGGGTCTTCTTTGGCGGATAAAGCGTGGGGAAGAGAGTCGGCTGTTTATAGAGTTGCAGGAGTATTATCAGTAATTGGAGGTTGGTTTATCACTGCATTCATTGCCTTTACAGTATCTGCTTTATTCGCTTTTATTCTTTATAAAGGTGGAGAAATAGGTACATATATATTAGTTGCTTTAGTATTTACCTTTATTATAGCTTCTCAAATTTCATTCAGTAAAAAAGAGAAAAAAAACAAAACCGCAGAAGATAAGTTCAGTATATTAGACCTAGAAGACCTTAATCTAGTAGAAAAGTACCGTTCTCTAGTGAGTGCCGTAATTTCCGAAATTGCTCAAAGCTATGATGACACCATTAATGGACTTAGACAAGCCGATATGGCAAAACTGGAAAAAGCACATAAAACAGTCCTAGATTTAGAAGAGCACGGCAACAAATTAAGATCCAAGAGTATAAAATACATCAAAGGGCTTTCCTCTGGAGACCGTGATACTTCCGAAGTCTTGCTCCTTAGTAGTGATTTTGTTCAAGACCTTACGCAATCTGCCAAATCACTAAGCAACGAATGTCTTTTTTATGTTAAAAATCTACACCAACTTACTGATATTGAGTTCATAAAAGAACTTGACATTCTAGAAACAAAAATGAATCAGTTTTTCAATCATATCTTAGTCTCGCTAGAACAACCCGAAAACGAAAGTTTAGACGAAATAAAAAAAATGAGAAATGCCGTAAGAGCCCATATCAACGAAAAACTGGAGGGGCAGATAGGCATCATTAGCAAAACCAAGCCTAGCACCAAGCAAGGTATTCTCCAAACCAGCGTTTATCTACAAAGTAGAGATATACAGGCGGTACTAATGCGTATTTCCAAAATGTTTTTAAAATTATATGATAAAAAAGGCGTTACGGTACCATAA
- a CDS encoding DUF4407 domain-containing protein — protein sequence MKTKLQKPLSTNHKINGLQYFLLVCSGANIHILKKTPSEWNKFSGIGGIVFFTAVFATLSAGYAIYTIFDNFYISLIFALIWGLMIFNLDRYIVSSIKKTSSWWQQILMAVPRLILATFLGIIISKPLELKIFEKEINKQLNTIIQRNKKELQQEMQSRILTQSSPFETEKKQIQEKILNYQKAYDSASVELEKEVLGKSSALTSGKEGFGPNAKRKSELKEQRRLDLENYQKQVATRLEYLDKEISKVYSNVEKERLQTEDSENRFNGFAARLQALDELGENTSIIAVAAMFIMGLFICLEISPVLVKLISGVGPYDFLLEKNETEFKVYAQEKIEKNQIASEKRLDEFKRKL from the coding sequence ATGAAAACAAAACTTCAGAAGCCACTATCTACAAATCATAAAATAAATGGATTGCAATATTTCCTTCTCGTTTGTAGTGGTGCCAACATTCATATCTTGAAAAAAACGCCTAGCGAATGGAATAAATTTTCTGGAATAGGAGGCATTGTTTTTTTTACAGCAGTTTTTGCCACATTATCGGCTGGATATGCTATCTATACCATTTTTGATAACTTCTACATTTCCCTCATATTTGCTTTAATTTGGGGATTGATGATATTCAACCTTGACCGATACATTGTATCTTCTATAAAAAAGACAAGTTCTTGGTGGCAACAAATACTAATGGCAGTTCCAAGATTGATATTAGCAACTTTTTTAGGCATCATCATCTCTAAACCTTTGGAATTAAAGATATTTGAAAAAGAAATCAATAAACAGCTCAACACCATTATCCAAAGGAATAAGAAAGAGCTTCAACAAGAAATGCAAAGCAGAATTTTAACCCAAAGTTCGCCTTTTGAAACCGAGAAAAAACAAATTCAAGAAAAAATATTAAACTACCAAAAAGCCTACGATTCAGCATCTGTGGAACTAGAAAAAGAGGTGCTTGGGAAATCTTCTGCCCTTACCAGCGGAAAAGAAGGCTTTGGTCCCAACGCTAAAAGAAAATCGGAACTCAAAGAACAACGCCGATTAGATTTAGAAAATTACCAAAAACAAGTTGCCACTCGCTTAGAATATTTGGATAAAGAAATATCAAAAGTTTATTCTAATGTAGAAAAGGAACGTCTTCAAACCGAGGATTCAGAAAATAGATTTAATGGTTTTGCCGCAAGGCTTCAAGCACTAGATGAACTGGGAGAAAATACCTCAATCATTGCTGTTGCGGCGATGTTTATTATGGGATTATTTATTTGTCTAGAAATTTCTCCTGTCTTAGTGAAACTTATCTCGGGAGTTGGACCTTATGATTTCTTACTAGAGAAAAACGAAACCGAATTTAAAGTCTATGCCCAGGAAAAAATAGAGAAAAACCAAATAGCTTCAGAAAAAAGGTTAGATGAGTTTAAAAGAAAGTTATAA
- a CDS encoding hydroxymethylglutaryl-CoA lyase, producing the protein MFLTECPRDAMQGWSEFIPTDTKINYLNSLMEVGFDVLDCGSFVSPKAIPQMADSGEVLDNIDKSLSDTKLSVIVANITGAEKALSHANVDILGFPFSISETFQFRNTNKDQEEAFNQVKTILEMVKSEKKTLNLYFSMAFGNPYGEDWKWEDVAFWANRFSEIGVRNILLSDTTGVATAESIALLFDKIPANHPDISFGAHFHNRYEDSYIKLKAAYDKGCRRFDSAIKGIGGCPMAKDDLVGNMPTEQLFNFMNLEKIEIKQNMLHFESAWNIAKSIFHF; encoded by the coding sequence ATGTTTCTAACAGAATGTCCGCGTGATGCCATGCAAGGTTGGAGTGAGTTTATTCCAACAGATACAAAAATCAATTACCTTAATAGTTTAATGGAGGTAGGGTTTGATGTATTGGATTGTGGTAGCTTTGTTTCTCCTAAAGCCATTCCGCAAATGGCAGACTCTGGGGAAGTGTTGGATAATATAGATAAATCTTTATCAGATACTAAACTCTCCGTTATTGTAGCCAACATAACAGGTGCAGAAAAGGCACTTTCTCATGCCAATGTAGACATTTTGGGATTTCCTTTTTCTATATCCGAAACCTTTCAGTTTAGAAACACCAACAAAGATCAAGAAGAAGCATTCAATCAGGTAAAAACCATTTTAGAAATGGTAAAGTCTGAGAAAAAAACACTTAACCTCTACTTTTCTATGGCATTTGGTAATCCATACGGAGAAGATTGGAAATGGGAAGATGTTGCCTTTTGGGCGAACCGATTTTCGGAAATAGGAGTCAGAAATATATTACTTTCAGATACTACAGGGGTAGCCACTGCGGAAAGTATAGCTCTTTTATTTGATAAAATTCCTGCTAATCATCCTGATATTAGTTTTGGTGCTCATTTTCATAACAGGTATGAAGATTCTTACATTAAACTAAAGGCTGCGTATGATAAAGGCTGTAGACGATTTGATTCAGCTATAAAAGGGATAGGCGGTTGCCCAATGGCTAAAGATGACCTTGTGGGGAATATGCCTACGGAACAGCTTTTCAACTTTATGAATTTAGAAAAGATAGAGATTAAGCAGAATATGCTCCATTTTGAATCCGCATGGAATATTGCCAAATCTATTTTCCATTTTTAA